From the genome of Leptospira brenneri:
AGTTTTTAAAAGAAGGTGCTGCGATTGAAGACTTTATGCGACCTGAGCGTGTTGTGATTGGTGCTGAGTCTGAAAATGCTGCTAAAAAAATGAGCGAGTTGTATTCCCCTTTTGTACTGAACGGGAACCCAATCATTACCATGAGCATTCGTTCTGCTGAGCTCACAAAATATGCATGTAACGCTTTTCTCGCTACTAAAATTTCTTTCGTCAATGAAATTGCTAACCTCTGTGATGCGGTTGGTGCCAACTATGATGATGTGAGAAAAGGGATGGGAACTGATTCTAGGATTGGGCGTCAGTTTTTGTATGCAGGAATTGGTTACGGTGGATCTTGTTTCCCAAAAGATGTAAGAGCTCTTCTTCGCACCGCTGAAGAAGTAAAAGCTCCGATGCATATCATTCAATCTGTCGAAGATGTAAATGAAAAACAAAAAACTCGCCTAACAGATAAAATTTTTGAACACTTTAAGTCAACGGATATGAAAGGGAAAACTTTTGGTATTTGGGGATTATCTTTCAAACCAGGAACAGATGATATGCGTGAAGCTCCATCGATTCCTCTCATTTATGAACTGCATAAAAACGGAGCAAAAATTCAAGTTTTTGATCCAGCTTCTATGGAAACTTCTAAATATTATTTTGATGGAAAGGTAGAATACAAAAAGGATGCTTATTCGGCTCTCCAAGGGGCTGATGCGATGTTACTTTTGACGGAGTGGCGCGAATTCAGAGAACCTGATTTTAATAAAATTAAGAGCCTACTAAAAAGCCCACTTGTTTTTGATGGAAGAAATCAATACAAACCAACTCTCATGAATGAGTTAGGTTTTACTTACTATTCTATCGGAAATAGATAAACGATTGTTACTTAGTCTAACAGAGATGAAATTTCTGTTGGACTAAAACCCTCTTTCAATTTCGGACAAAGCTTCGTTGCACATTGATTTATCTGAATCGGAAGTTAGTTGTGGTTTGATTTCTGTAAGTATTGACTTTGCTAGTTTTGATTCACCGGAATCTTTTAGGGTTAATCCATAGTAAAGTTTAGCGGTTGTTTTGCGGTTTGAGGTTGGATAAGTTTCTAGAAATTCTTTCCACGCTTTTACGGCAGACTCTTTTGGTCCATGGATGGATTTTACCAAGTTTAAGTTAAACTGAGCATTTTCTTTGAGTACTGGTAAAGTTTTGGATTTTTGAACCGTCTCGGTAAATTGAATTTCTGCTTTTTCAAATTCTTTATTTTGAAAATATAATAATCCTAATCGAAAATGAATGTCTGGGCTATTTACATTTCGCCTAAGTTCTGTTTTAAGGTAAGATTCTATATTTGGTTCTTGGAGAATCCTTCTTGTGACTCCTAAAATGTCTTCTTTTGTGGCAAGACCTGCGATTTTTGTTACATAGTTTCCATCCCCATCCAGAAATAGGATGGTTGGATACCCTTCAATATTGTATTTTTTTCGTAAGTTAGGAAATTCTTCACCATCTAACCGAACCTTTACGAAGCTATCCAAAACCTTGTTTACTTCCGGATCGGGAAAAATTTCTTTTTCTAAAACCAAACAATAAGTGCACCAATCAGCAAATACATCTACAATGATAAATTTTTTGTCCTGTTTTGCGGTTTCGAATCCCTTTTGGATCGAACTTCCCCATGGGGATTCGGAAAATAAGGAAGTGGAAAGTAGAAGGAAACAAATTGGAAGAATCTTACGAACCATCTCCTTGAATCTTAATGTTTTTCCCTTCGTTTGAATAGTCAATTTTCGCTTTTTCGAAATGGATTGGCTGGTTTCTATGGTCGAGAGAAGGTCAAAATATGGAATTTTTACTGAAATTGGAAGAACTACTCCGCAAACGTAAGGAAGAATTGCCTGAAAAATCTTATACTGCCGAGCTCTTCCGTGATGGTGTTGACCGTATCCTTAAAAAAATTGGCGAAGAAGCAGGCGAAGTGATCATTGCTGCAAAAAACCCCAATGAAAAAGAACTCATTCACGAAATTGCAGATTTGGTATTCCATCTGGAAGTTCTAATGGTGGAGAAAGGAATTAGTTTATCTACCATCGCAAAAGAATTGGAAAAACGCCACAGCTAAACTAATTGTTT
Proteins encoded in this window:
- the hisE gene encoding phosphoribosyl-ATP diphosphatase; the encoded protein is MEFLLKLEELLRKRKEELPEKSYTAELFRDGVDRILKKIGEEAGEVIIAAKNPNEKELIHEIADLVFHLEVLMVEKGISLSTIAKELEKRHS
- a CDS encoding thioredoxin family protein — protein: MVRKILPICFLLLSTSLFSESPWGSSIQKGFETAKQDKKFIIVDVFADWCTYCLVLEKEIFPDPEVNKVLDSFVKVRLDGEEFPNLRKKYNIEGYPTILFLDGDGNYVTKIAGLATKEDILGVTRRILQEPNIESYLKTELRRNVNSPDIHFRLGLLYFQNKEFEKAEIQFTETVQKSKTLPVLKENAQFNLNLVKSIHGPKESAVKAWKEFLETYPTSNRKTTAKLYYGLTLKDSGESKLAKSILTEIKPQLTSDSDKSMCNEALSEIERGF
- a CDS encoding UDP-glucose dehydrogenase family protein is translated as MKVCVVGTGYVGLVAGTCFAEYGNEVICIDKDEKKINDLKKGIIPIYEPGLSELVERNHKEGRLLFSTSLKEGVESSEFVFIAVGTPTSDNGSADLRFVFAVAEEVGKTMNGYKIIVDKSTVPVGTADQVKAIVAKNTKHPFDVVSNPEFLKEGAAIEDFMRPERVVIGAESENAAKKMSELYSPFVLNGNPIITMSIRSAELTKYACNAFLATKISFVNEIANLCDAVGANYDDVRKGMGTDSRIGRQFLYAGIGYGGSCFPKDVRALLRTAEEVKAPMHIIQSVEDVNEKQKTRLTDKIFEHFKSTDMKGKTFGIWGLSFKPGTDDMREAPSIPLIYELHKNGAKIQVFDPASMETSKYYFDGKVEYKKDAYSALQGADAMLLLTEWREFREPDFNKIKSLLKSPLVFDGRNQYKPTLMNELGFTYYSIGNR